Proteins found in one Streptococcus mitis genomic segment:
- a CDS encoding SP_0198 family lipoprotein — protein MKLKRFTLSLASIASLSLLVACSQRAQQVQQPATQSQTQQTQQSQPAASSSTENSNQAATSSSQNAPEAQPTNIDGTYTGQDEGDRITLVVTGTTGTWTQVETDGDQEIKQVSFDAANQRMIIGDDAKIYAINGNQMIIDDMDREASDRIVLSK, from the coding sequence ATGAAATTAAAAAGATTCACACTTTCTCTTGCTTCTATAGCAAGTCTTAGTCTCTTAGTAGCTTGTTCACAAAGAGCTCAACAAGTTCAACAACCAGCAACTCAATCGCAAACACAACAAACTCAGCAATCACAACCTGCTGCTTCATCTTCTACAGAAAATAGCAACCAGGCAGCAACAAGTTCTTCACAAAATGCGCCTGAGGCTCAACCAACTAATATTGATGGAACTTATACTGGTCAGGACGAAGGAGACCGTATCACTTTAGTGGTAACTGGAACAACTGGTACATGGACACAGGTAGAAACTGACGGAGATCAAGAAATCAAGCAGGTTAGCTTCGATGCCGCCAATCAACGCATGATTATTGGGGATGATGCCAAGATTTATGCAATCAATGGAAATCAGATGATTATTGACGATATGGATAGAGAAGCGTCTGATCGCATTGTTTTATCAAAATAG
- a CDS encoding folylpolyglutamate synthase/dihydrofolate synthase family protein — MFEVEEWLYSRIGLNFRSGLSRMQQAVDLLGNPEKSYPIIHVTGTNGKGSTIAFMRELFMGHGKKVATFTSPHIVSINDRICINGQPIADADFIRLANQVKEMEKTLLQTHDQLSFFELLTLIAFLYFREQEVDLVLLEVGIGGLLDTTNVVTGEIAVITSIGLDHQETLGDSIAAIAEQKAGIFKAGKKAVIAKLPSEARLVCQKKADSLAVDLYQAGQDFSTLNGNFSSSLANLSQLKIGLEGAYQQENAALALQTFLLFMREGKEVVDEQVVRQALEQTHWAGRLERICPQIYLDGAHNLPALTRLVEFIKEKEQEGYRPQILFGALKRKDYQGMLAYLTEKLPQVELKVTGFDYQGSLDETDVTGYDIVPSYREFISDFEARADARDLLFVTGSLYFISEVRGYLLGHEQIN, encoded by the coding sequence ATGTTTGAAGTAGAAGAATGGCTCTATAGTCGGATTGGTTTGAATTTTCGATCAGGTTTGAGCCGAATGCAACAAGCGGTGGATTTGCTGGGGAATCCCGAGAAGTCTTACCCTATTATCCATGTGACAGGGACTAATGGAAAAGGTTCTACCATTGCTTTTATGAGGGAGTTATTTATGGGGCATGGCAAAAAAGTTGCGACCTTTACCTCCCCTCATATCGTCTCTATTAATGATCGAATCTGCATTAATGGACAACCTATAGCAGACGCAGACTTTATCCGTTTGGCTAATCAGGTCAAGGAGATGGAGAAAACGCTTCTGCAAACCCATGATCAGTTGTCCTTTTTTGAATTGCTGACCTTGATTGCTTTTCTTTATTTTAGAGAGCAAGAGGTGGATTTGGTTTTACTAGAAGTGGGAATTGGTGGCTTACTTGACACGACTAATGTGGTAACTGGAGAGATTGCTGTCATCACTTCCATCGGACTTGACCATCAGGAGACTCTGGGTGACAGTATAGCAGCAATTGCAGAGCAGAAAGCTGGTATTTTCAAGGCTGGTAAAAAGGCAGTGATTGCGAAATTGCCTTCAGAAGCTAGGCTTGTTTGTCAGAAAAAAGCAGACTCTTTAGCTGTTGACCTTTATCAGGCAGGTCAGGATTTTTCAACGCTGAATGGGAATTTTTCAAGCTCTTTGGCTAACCTTTCACAGTTGAAAATAGGTTTAGAAGGAGCTTATCAGCAGGAAAATGCGGCCTTGGCGCTACAAACGTTTCTTCTCTTTATGAGGGAAGGAAAGGAAGTTGTTGATGAGCAGGTTGTAAGACAGGCTTTGGAGCAGACCCATTGGGCTGGGCGTTTGGAGCGTATTTGCCCTCAGATTTACTTGGACGGTGCTCATAACCTCCCTGCCTTGACTCGCTTGGTTGAGTTTATTAAAGAAAAAGAGCAGGAAGGTTATCGTCCTCAAATCCTATTTGGAGCCTTGAAACGGAAGGATTATCAAGGGATGTTGGCTTATCTGACTGAAAAATTGCCTCAGGTGGAACTCAAGGTGACGGGCTTTGACTATCAAGGTTCTTTGGATGAAACAGATGTAACAGGTTACGATATAGTTCCTTCTTATCGAGAATTTATTAGCGATTTTGAAGCAAGGGCAGATGCCCGGGACTTGTTGTTCGTTACAGGGTCTCTCTATTTTATCTCAGAAGTACGGGGCTATCTACTGGGGCATGAGCAGATAAATTGA
- a CDS encoding DUF1292 domain-containing protein, whose product MSHDHNHDHEERELITLVDEQGNETLFEILLTIDGKEEFGKNYVLLVPVNAEEDEDGQVEIQAYSFIENEDGTEGELQPIPEDSEDEWNMIEEVFNSFMEE is encoded by the coding sequence ATGTCACACGATCATAACCACGACCACGAAGAACGTGAACTAATCACACTAGTAGATGAGCAAGGAAATGAAACCTTGTTTGAAATCCTTTTGACTATTGACGGAAAAGAAGAATTTGGTAAAAACTATGTTCTTCTAGTACCAGTTAACGCAGAAGAAGACGAAGACGGACAAGTTGAAATCCAAGCTTACTCATTCATCGAAAACGAAGATGGAACAGAAGGTGAATTGCAACCAATCCCAGAAGACTCAGAAGACGAATGGAACATGATTGAAGAAGTCTTCAACAGCTTTATGGAGGAGTGA
- the ruvX gene encoding Holliday junction resolvase RuvX, giving the protein MRIMGLDVGSKTVGVAISDPLGFTAQGLEIIQINEEQGQFGFDRVKELVDAYKVERFVVGLPKNMNNTSGPRVEASQAYGAKLEELFDLPVDYQDERLTTVAAERMLIEQADISRNKRKKVIDKLAAQLILQNYLDRKF; this is encoded by the coding sequence ATGAGAATTATGGGATTGGACGTCGGTTCAAAAACGGTAGGGGTGGCTATTAGCGATCCACTCGGTTTTACAGCTCAAGGGCTTGAAATCATCCAAATCAATGAGGAGCAAGGCCAATTTGGTTTTGACCGCGTTAAGGAGTTGGTTGATGCTTACAAGGTGGAACGATTTGTAGTGGGCTTACCTAAAAACATGAACAATACAAGCGGACCGCGCGTGGAAGCTAGTCAAGCATACGGAGCAAAGCTAGAAGAGCTTTTTGATTTACCAGTAGACTATCAAGATGAACGCTTGACAACAGTTGCTGCGGAGCGCATGTTGATTGAACAAGCAGATATCAGTCGCAATAAACGCAAGAAAGTCATTGATAAGTTAGCAGCTCAGCTGATTTTACAAAATTATTTAGATAGAAAATTTTAA
- a CDS encoding IreB family regulatory phosphoprotein — protein MGFTEETVRFKLDDSNKKEISETLTDVYVSLNDKGYNPINQIVGYVLSGDPAYVPRYNNARNQIRKYERDEIVEELVRYYLKGQGVDL, from the coding sequence ATGGGATTTACTGAAGAAACAGTACGTTTTAAATTGGACGATTCCAATAAAAAAGAAATTAGCGAAACTTTGACTGATGTCTATGTTTCGTTGAACGATAAGGGCTACAATCCGATTAACCAAATCGTTGGTTACGTATTGAGTGGAGATCCTGCCTACGTTCCTCGTTATAATAATGCACGAAATCAAATCCGTAAATATGAGCGAGATGAAATCGTTGAGGAATTGGTCCGCTACTACCTTAAAGGACAAGGAGTCGATCTGTAA